The genomic stretch TTCCAGGCATAGCATCAGACCTTAAAAACGAGTCCAGAGCTTTAAGCTCCTCCTTTAAATTTGCTTTGAGCTTATCATCAGTGTTTGGATCTGCGTTTTTGACTAGTTGGCAGAACTTGTGGTACACTCTGCTTCCACAGCCCTTGGAAACCAGTGCATTCACCTCACCATTTGTACATTCAAGAGGATGGTCTGGCATGCGCTTGATCAAATTCTCGATATCGCCTGGGTCCTCGATCAAGTCATTATCCATGAACTTTAGAGCAGGTAACTTCTTCATTGTCCTACTCTTAATCGCATCGACGAGTTCGATGTTGACCGAGAGATCTTTCAAAACCAGCATCATCATAAACCTCTGAGCAAATACATCGGCGCCGAAATCGGACTCGTTTATCGTCGAGGCCTGTTGGAAGGTACAAAAGAAACGGTCAGCCCCCTGCTAACATCGAAAAACCAACAAAAAGACGCACTTTCCAAAACGAAAAGTACCTTGACAAAAAGAGTCAGATCCGATTGTTCGGCCATTGCGGAACACACGGCAAAAAAAGGCCCACTAAACCAGCCAACCTACACACGTCCACACTACAGTCAATGAATCGATCGATTCTTCGAAGGCGCGCCCATTCTCGTTACCAGTCTACCTACTCGAAAACTCTGATTGAGGGGGGCAACTAGCGGGACAGGGGCGGGGGTATCAGTAGCCTCGTTCTCGTGTTAGAGaggttaaattttcattttaaagcattttatttttaaaaaaaaaaacctcgccGAGTGGACAAGAGATGTCGGCACAAACAAGAATCGAGCAAGAATGAAAAATTCCATGGAAAAATTAGAAGAAACAATATTTCACTTAA from Porites lutea chromosome 1, jaPorLute2.1, whole genome shotgun sequence encodes the following:
- the LOC140923423 gene encoding chloride intracellular channel protein 1-like, producing MAEQSDLTLFVKASTINESDFGADVFAQRFMMMLVLKDLSVNIELVDAIKSRTMKKLPALKFMDNDLIEDPGDIENLIKRMPDHPLECTNGEVNALVSKGCGSRVYHKFCQLVKNADPNTDDKLKANLKEELKALDSFLRSDAMPGRFLGGDCLLIPDCILLPKLLHIKVVAKAFKDFEIPEEFEGIHRYIDAANGKDLENPDSNVEAFTRTSPSEEVIVDAWARSMKVPNPFQHKKKKTPSTS